GAACCCACCAGAAGCCTACACCAACCGAATTCATTGTCATCCTAAAATGAGTAAAATACGTATGTGCGGTTGCTAGTTTCTACAAATCCAACATAGGAACATACAAATCTGTCGTACATCATATCAGATTATCAGTGAGGTGTGTGGATGCGATCGTTCCCATTTGCTACTGACCAGCTAGCTTGTGTGGAAGCAGAAAGAGTCACAGGACATATCAACAACCATCACAAGCATCGTTCGTCCCTGGTAAATATCACAGGTGAAAATTTAAACCCGATCTCGATCCGTCAGACCcacaaatataattttatatctGCACCCACCCTAACCTCACTGGGCGTAGAACCCACCAGAGACCTACAACCACCAAATTCATTGTCATCCCTAAAATGTGTGAAATACATTTGTGCGGTTGCTAGTTTCGACAAATCCAATATAGGAACATACAAATCTGTCGTGcacagggttcaaaaaaccgcaTACATGGATGGATGAGGGACTCCGCTGACAACATCAGTAGAtgacttttctcttttctcgCGGAATGCTATTAACGTTGGAAAAAACACAGCTCTCAAACTCACCCAGAGGGTGATAGGTAGAAGCATTAGTACCTAACGGAGCGGTATCTAACCAAAAAGGGACCGCTTCGCTTTTTGCCTTTCATGCTGATCAGgaggtgcccccccccccccccccacacacacacacacttccTCACTTTTTCCACCTCTCATCAAATGTGGTATTCGCTGCTGAGTTAACGATGATATCCACTTGTTCTGTGATCTCGTCGGCTAGCTTAGGGgccggtaaccgcccaaaaatcgcggttaccgaccttcccggtccggtccggtttcaaaaaccgaaatttgaattcaaaaaattcgaaaaaaataaaaacaattcaaaacaaattcaaaacaaatctttaaaaaaattagacacggttctaagaccttctgtgaaaaacgttttcaaaaataatgtcgtttgcatcatattctatagggagaaagtttgaaaaaaatgaaaaaaaaattgaagcgtgccgctcaattattaactcacgttaaggaaaagtgtaaaatgcaaacacatatttttcttgtataaaacttattttaagagaatctttaaaattgatttcactttatttagacttttattaaattctctatgatttttacaaagttcacaagcataaagtgaatatgttaagaaacagcactgtaattaactttttcatgtctactattattttttctttgtaaatcataatataagtaagctaatgaaagtggtttcactaatttttgaggtgtgatgggtcagttatgaattaatctagtcgcaacacatttacacaatcatgcatgttaaaataactaattcatgagttcatatatttttaaaagatataggatcatgtaaaaagactaacaaaattagtttcatgatttttggattagcaaagagtaaactatgcatttaccttggtttaacaaataaaatttctcacagaaaattttgaacttttttatgagtataaatacttttatcatgtagatcatgttacaaggaagccaacaaaatttgtttcacttgatttgaagctcagatgaattagttattaattttacaagattgaacccttttttaggttttttgttgaactgcactgaaattcgataaaaccgctcgataaatcgagaaaaccgagcggttaccgacccaaaccgctcggtaaccgaccaaaaccgagcggttaccgagaggggaaaaacacgattttttcgcaaaaattcaaaatttgccgaataaattttctccgaatttttttgaatttttgaccggtaatcgcggtttTTTGGTTACcgcctccggtcggtaacgtgaaccatgGTCGTGCATCATATCAGATTATCAGTGAGCGTGTGTGGATGCGATCGTTCCATTTTGCTGCTGGCCAGCTAGCTTGTGTGGAAGCATAAAGAGTCACAGGACGTATCAACAACCATCACAAGCATCGTTCGTCCCTTGCAGATCAAGCTGATCCATAAACCGGAGTGGTACGTACCATTTCCTTATCATGGCGAGCCTGGCACAGCAGTTCATGCGCGAGATGACGGCTCCACGAGCGTGGTTTCTGCTAGccttccctctcttcctcttgctcGTGCGCTGCACGTTGGCTACGTTCAGCGCCAAGAGAGCgcggaagcagcagcagcagctagacCACCACCGTCTTCCGCCTTCGCCCCCGGCGCTGCCTATCCtcggccacctccacctcatTGGTTCGCTCCCTCACGTCTCCCTCCGGCGCCTCGCCAGGCAGCACGGCACGGACCTTATGCTGCTCCGCCTCGGCGCTATGCCGGTGCTCGTCGTGTCGTCGCCGCGTGCCGCCGAAGTGGTGCTGCGCACGCACGACCACGTGTTCGCGTCCCGGCCGCACTCCCTGGTCGCCGAGGTCGTCCTGTACGGCCCGTCTGACGTCGGCTTCGCGCCGTACGGGGACTACTGGCGGCAGGCGAGGAAGCTCGTCACCACGCACCTGCTCAGCGTCAAGAGGGTGCAGTCGTTCCGCCTCGCCCGCGAGGAAGAGGTACGAGTTAATGCGTTTTTTCCACTTGTAcaagctttttctttttttaaagaaaagagATAATCACTTTTACAAACTATGATATCGTTGAACTGGCTTTGAGATAACCTTAAAAACTTATCACGCAGCTGGTTCTGTTTTGACGCTGTAAATATGTGACATGCTGTGCATGGCTAGGTGAGCACGGTGATGGCCCGGATCGGTGAGGCGGCCACcgcgggcgcggcggtggacgtgGGCGAGCTGCTCGGCTCGTTCACGAACGACCTGGCGTGCCGCGCCGTGATGGGCAAGTCCTTCCGGAGCGAGGGCCGGAACAAGCTGTTGCGGGAGCTCGTCCGCGACACGTCCCCGCTGCTGGGCGGCTTCAACGTCGAGGAGTTCTTCCCGTTCCTGGCTCGCTTCGGCGTGCTCAGCAAGGTGGTCCGCACGAAGTCCGAGAGATTGAGGCGGAGGTGGGACGAGCTGCTGGACGGGCTGATCGAGGACTGTGAGAGCAAGTACGAgtctgcggcggcggcgagtgATCCaaaggacgacgacgacgacttcATGCATGTTATGCTCTCCGTTCGACAGGAGTACGGCCTCACCAGAGAGCAGATGAAAGGCATCCTGCTTGTaagttaaaatttcagctcgTGTCTCACACATAAAGTTGCTGATTTACTACGAACAATTTTGGTACAAATATATTACGTGAATTCACGCACCAGGTCTGAATTAGACATGATAGTCagatagaaaataaatatacgGGAGTAGATTTATATATTCTATATCTGATATTTTTTCCCGAGTTATGAACATGCAGGACGTGTTCTTCGCGGGAACAGGCACATCATCTTCGACACTCGAATTCGCCATGGCCGAGCTCATGCGGAGGCCACACGTGATGAAGAAACTACAAGCCGAGGTAAGGGGCAGCAAGACCGAGCAGCTGGGACAAGAAATCATCAGCGAACCCAACCTAAACAACATGGCCTACCTGAGAGCTGTTGTAAAGGAGACGCTCCGGCTACGTTCCGTGGCGCCGCTCCTCGCGCCGCACTTCTCCATGGCCAGCTGCAGCATCGACGGGTCCGTGGTTCCCGCGGGGGTGCGGGTTCTGATCAACGCCTGGGCCATCGCCACGGACGCGCGCTTCTGGGAGGACGCGGAGGAGTTCGTTCCCGAAAGGTTTCTCGGCGACGGCAGCGCGGCGGATGTTAGCTTCAAGGGTAACGATTTCCGGTTCTTGCCCTTCAGCGCCGGACGCAGGATGTGCCCCGGGATGAACTTTGGGATGGCCACCGTCGAGCTGATGCTGGCGAACCTCATGCACCGTTTTGACTGGGAGTTGCCGGCGGGGATGGAGACGCGCGACGTTGATATGTCGGAGGTGTTCGGGGTAGTGGTGCACCGGAAGGAGAAGCTCCTCTTAGTTCCAAAATTTCGTGTGTAGCATCGTCTTGCATCCAAGCACGTCAGTAAATGTTGCATGGGTTATACAACATGATGATTAGTCGTATCCGAGCGACATTAGTttaattattttcataaattgTTTGTATGTGGATCTCGTTTGTGCTGTTGTGCATAACGTGGCGTATATGATTGTTTGTAATGATCAAGTAAATTTCTCGATTATTAAGTTCATATTGTGTGTTTTAATTGGGAAATTGCGTGGTACTAATGATTTGGAGGGCTCAAAACTGTAGGAACGAAATTGGTAATCAGAGTGAGGTGAATATGTGTTTCgataaatttcttacgaaatcgatgatcatctcctatttagatcaccTAACGCATCTCAAACtcaagcaaaaacaaaaataaagataAGTTTTAATATGAGAAAATCGAAGCAACGTGACTTcacagatggtatatgaactataggtttcatttaagatcaatccatgggtcttagcactcgaaaaatcacaacttgcaaagaaacaagaaaagataagcaccaagcaacgaaactcttcaagttgattgtctaaATAAAAAGGGAATTCAAAACcacatcacataagcgtgtgtatacgagttttatgtctctagtaacaggaagaatgacctcacaagatgCTAAAATATCAgcccaaaaactaaaacaaaaattaaaaccgaaaaacttgcaaacttgcaagtgAACCAATAGTGAAAAACTAGAAGCAAgagaattcaagtatatgcaaaaatataaacttcattataaAAAAAGGTCAGTCTTATTTTAGACTgattacaaatatttatctCCCAAAACTCTCAAATATTATATAAGCTAAATATTCATTTTTCTCTGCTCTAAATCCTAGCACATGACTCTCATGTATATGGCTCAAGAGACTCGAGTGGCTAGTTCATCCCCTCCTATAgttctacccctctatttataggtctaaaaAACTTGGACCCCtaaattttctaacttttttccaaaatatccctctattgtagtacacttctacctaccaccgagagcgttttagtccattttctcctccatttATCGAACGATCgaggcgccttcacgacttactTCGCCTCGACACAATCTTCGTGATGATCCCATGTGCACTCCATTTGCCTACGATTTTATGACTAAATTGGGAAACCGACTCGCACGCTTCTTAAGGCATAATTCACAActacttgctttgacctcaagcaaatCTTCCGATGTTGATACGTGTCCTCCGTCTTACTATCTTAatcgtcggcaagtctctcccgctctcgatctcttggaccgccttgtcacttgcaccagcatccccttcgcttgactttgtcaacacactgtCTTCATCCTTCACCTCATATTTTGCTTAACCTCCATgtatacagctaggatcacctttcactccgtccgacctccttgatcgtccggcatcaagcactccgcttggcctcAATCACCCATCGTCCACCATCAAGTTAAGCATCTTCATAACCATATAACaccatcacatgttagtccaaatcaaaatcaagttgaaaaagatcagacgtaacaaaaatgtgaacacagGATGGTCCAGCGTTCACACAAGTGCAACATCGGACCATTCGATGAATACAATTCTATTGGAGCCTGATTTGCATtactctctgaaaaaattagtctagTGACCACTTTCGGTGCTCACACtgtcaacaccggaccatccggtgccttCAACTTGCTCTCTGCACTGAAAAATTTCTGATGTTCAATATTGCacacaccgaactatctggtgagcaTAACTACTCCTGATACACACATTTCAGCTCTTCTAGAAATATTAGTCCGATGTGCACCTATtaccaacaccggaccatccggcactCTCTCCAAATTTAGTGTCAAAAATCCTTCTATGCAAGAATTTGTCTGatgctcactctcacccacaccgAACCTTTcggtgaatgaatttttcttttcctctgcGCTGAAAAAACTTCGGTACTCATAATTGCCacacaccgaactatccggtaaGGTCAAACACCCTCACAcgggactatccggtgagtataaacttCCTGCACTGAGACAACGATATAATCTCCAATTCTTTGCTACTTTGATTGGAGAATATCAATCTTTACATAGATAACTATAATCTGATAAACACTCAACCAAAACCATACattattaatcactcatcacaaacaATAAACTAAGACATATCTCAATTTAGTTTCTCACAAACATTTGGATGAAGACTCACACATGGATATGGCGCATGGATACTTGGATGAACAGGGGCAATACTATGAATAGGTTGTACGTGAAGTATTTTTGGAGCTGCAATTGACGAATGCCTCTAAGGTCATTGTCGTGAAGGCTCTCTCTGTCAGATCCTGGCGCCAACGATCTGCTACCGGTcttcgcatgcatgcatgaatccTCTTCAAAGCTCCATCGCTTACTGCCCTGCCGGAAGTGCGCTTgaaatattaaaattttgaaattattttgctgtaaattattcTTAGAAATAATAGTCAAAGGATATGACCACATATCatgttgttttttaaaaaacactGATATTACTcgtagacatatatatatatatatatatatatatatatagcatgttgttttttaaaaaataccgATATTACTtgtagacatatatatatacatatatgtatatacatatatacatatatgtatatacatatatatatatatatat
This genomic window from Phragmites australis chromosome 7, lpPhrAust1.1, whole genome shotgun sequence contains:
- the LOC133924518 gene encoding indole-2-monooxygenase-like — its product is MASLAQQFMREMTAPRAWFLLAFPLFLLLVRCTLATFSAKRARKQQQQLDHHRLPPSPPALPILGHLHLIGSLPHVSLRRLARQHGTDLMLLRLGAMPVLVVSSPRAAEVVLRTHDHVFASRPHSLVAEVVLYGPSDVGFAPYGDYWRQARKLVTTHLLSVKRVQSFRLAREEEVSTVMARIGEAATAGAAVDVGELLGSFTNDLACRAVMGKSFRSEGRNKLLRELVRDTSPLLGGFNVEEFFPFLARFGVLSKVVRTKSERLRRRWDELLDGLIEDCESKYESAAAASDPKDDDDDFMHVMLSVRQEYGLTREQMKGILLDVFFAGTGTSSSTLEFAMAELMRRPHVMKKLQAEVRGSKTEQLGQEIISEPNLNNMAYLRAVVKETLRLRSVAPLLAPHFSMASCSIDGSVVPAGVRVLINAWAIATDARFWEDAEEFVPERFLGDGSAADVSFKGNDFRFLPFSAGRRMCPGMNFGMATVELMLANLMHRFDWELPAGMETRDVDMSEVFGVVVHRKEKLLLVPKFRV